A window from Salmo trutta chromosome 29, fSalTru1.1, whole genome shotgun sequence encodes these proteins:
- the LOC115167083 gene encoding tubby protein-like isoform X1, whose protein sequence is MEGVSSNRSMSYSRWSYDSTLDDEGSNLRQQKLDRQRALLEQKQKKKRQEPLMVQSNVDGRSRARRTKQCEEQAPLVESYLSSNRSTIYHVQEAEHEEVKVVADNQAPRSAKKGKASTSSTPQTGSGKKERKGKHKGLDGPASFQEEGQIQIMTVGHWAVEEGSEGDAVISAQPQGKQDLRVTMLKKGISSSMNFDEEEDDEDEVSSSSSQLNSNTRPGSATSKKSCKEAASASTPPVSEPAIDVDDLEEFTLRPAPQGITVKCRITRDKKGMDRGMYPTYYLHLEREDGKKVFLLAGRKRKKSKTSNYLISIDPTDLSRGGESFIGKLRSNLMGTKFTVYDSGQNPGKTTSSLEATNLRQELAAVCYETNVLGFKGPRKMSVIIPGMNMDHERVAICPRNDHESLLARWQNKSTESVIELHNKTPVWNDDTQSYVLNFHGRVTQASVKNFQIIHDNDPDYIVMQFGRVAEDVFTMDYNYPMCALQAFAIALSSFDSKLACE, encoded by the exons cgaGCTCTCCTAGagcagaagcagaagaagaagcgGCAGGAGCCTCTGATGGTGCAGTCCAACGTGGACGGGCGGTCTCGTGCCcgcaggaccaagcagtgtgagGAGCAGGCTCCCCTGGTAGAGTCTTACCTCAGCAGCAACAGGAGCACCATCTACCACG TGCAAGAAGCTGAACATGAGGAGGTGAAGGTGGTAGCGGACAACCAGGCTCCTCGCTCAGCCAAAAAGGGCAAGGCATCGACCAGCTCCACCCCGCAGACAGGCAGCGGcaagaaggagaggaaggggaagcaCAAAG GACTCGATGGGCCGGCATCCTTCCAGGAAGAAGGCCAGATCCAGATCATGACGGTGGGTCACTGGGCCGTGGAGGAGGGGAGTGAGGGAGATGCTGTGATCAGTGCTCAGCCACAGGGCAAGCAGGACCTGAGGGTCACCATGCTTAAGAAAG GTATTTCTAGTAGTATGAACTTTGACGAAGAGGAGGATGACGAGGATGAAGTCAGTTCCAGTTCCTCTCAGCTCAACAGTAACACACGGCCAGGCTCTGCCACCAGCAAGAAGTCCTGCAAG gAGGCAGCCTCAGCGTCCACCCCTCCCGTCAGTGAGCCTGCCATCGACGTGGATGACCTGGAGGAGTTTACCCTGAGACCAGCCCCTCAGGGGATCACGGTGAAGTGCAGGATCACCAGAGACAAGAAGGGCATGGACCGAGGCATGTACCCTACCTACTACCTCCACCTGGAGAGGGAGGATGGGAAGAAG GTGTTCCTGTTAGCTGgaaggaagagaaagaagagCAAAACATCTAATTACCTCATCTCCATCGATCCCACTGATCTGTCTCGAGGGGGGGAGAGTTTCATCGGGAAGCTGAG GTCCAACCTCATGGGGACCAAATTTACAGTGTATGACAGTGGACAGAACCCTGGGAAGACAACCTCCAGCCTAGAGGCTACTAACCTGCGGCAGGAGCTGGCAGCTGTCTGCTAT GAAACCAATGTTTTAGGGTTCAAAGGACCTCGTAAAATGAGTGTCATCATTCCTGGAATGAACATGGACCATGAGAGAGTCGCCATCTGCCCACGGAAT GACCATGAGTCTTTACTGGCGCGGTGGCAGAACAAGAGCACAGAGAGCGTGATCGAGCTTCACAACAAGACCCCCGTGTGGAACGACGACACACAGTCCTACGTTCTCAACTTCCACGGCAGAGTCACTCAGGCCTCAGTCAAGAATTTCCAGATCATCCACGACAATGACC CGGACTACATTGTGATGCAGTTTGGGCGGGTTGCGGAGGATGTATTCACTATGGACTACAACTACCCTATGTGTGCCCTCCAAGCCTTCGCCATTGCCCTCTCCAGCTTTGACAGCAAGCTGGCCTGTGAGTAG
- the LOC115167083 gene encoding tubby protein-like isoform X2, producing the protein MSSKHSSDWIPYSTLDDEGSNLRQQKLDRQRALLEQKQKKKRQEPLMVQSNVDGRSRARRTKQCEEQAPLVESYLSSNRSTIYHVQEAEHEEVKVVADNQAPRSAKKGKASTSSTPQTGSGKKERKGKHKGLDGPASFQEEGQIQIMTVGHWAVEEGSEGDAVISAQPQGKQDLRVTMLKKGISSSMNFDEEEDDEDEVSSSSSQLNSNTRPGSATSKKSCKEAASASTPPVSEPAIDVDDLEEFTLRPAPQGITVKCRITRDKKGMDRGMYPTYYLHLEREDGKKVFLLAGRKRKKSKTSNYLISIDPTDLSRGGESFIGKLRSNLMGTKFTVYDSGQNPGKTTSSLEATNLRQELAAVCYETNVLGFKGPRKMSVIIPGMNMDHERVAICPRNDHESLLARWQNKSTESVIELHNKTPVWNDDTQSYVLNFHGRVTQASVKNFQIIHDNDPDYIVMQFGRVAEDVFTMDYNYPMCALQAFAIALSSFDSKLACE; encoded by the exons cgaGCTCTCCTAGagcagaagcagaagaagaagcgGCAGGAGCCTCTGATGGTGCAGTCCAACGTGGACGGGCGGTCTCGTGCCcgcaggaccaagcagtgtgagGAGCAGGCTCCCCTGGTAGAGTCTTACCTCAGCAGCAACAGGAGCACCATCTACCACG TGCAAGAAGCTGAACATGAGGAGGTGAAGGTGGTAGCGGACAACCAGGCTCCTCGCTCAGCCAAAAAGGGCAAGGCATCGACCAGCTCCACCCCGCAGACAGGCAGCGGcaagaaggagaggaaggggaagcaCAAAG GACTCGATGGGCCGGCATCCTTCCAGGAAGAAGGCCAGATCCAGATCATGACGGTGGGTCACTGGGCCGTGGAGGAGGGGAGTGAGGGAGATGCTGTGATCAGTGCTCAGCCACAGGGCAAGCAGGACCTGAGGGTCACCATGCTTAAGAAAG GTATTTCTAGTAGTATGAACTTTGACGAAGAGGAGGATGACGAGGATGAAGTCAGTTCCAGTTCCTCTCAGCTCAACAGTAACACACGGCCAGGCTCTGCCACCAGCAAGAAGTCCTGCAAG gAGGCAGCCTCAGCGTCCACCCCTCCCGTCAGTGAGCCTGCCATCGACGTGGATGACCTGGAGGAGTTTACCCTGAGACCAGCCCCTCAGGGGATCACGGTGAAGTGCAGGATCACCAGAGACAAGAAGGGCATGGACCGAGGCATGTACCCTACCTACTACCTCCACCTGGAGAGGGAGGATGGGAAGAAG GTGTTCCTGTTAGCTGgaaggaagagaaagaagagCAAAACATCTAATTACCTCATCTCCATCGATCCCACTGATCTGTCTCGAGGGGGGGAGAGTTTCATCGGGAAGCTGAG GTCCAACCTCATGGGGACCAAATTTACAGTGTATGACAGTGGACAGAACCCTGGGAAGACAACCTCCAGCCTAGAGGCTACTAACCTGCGGCAGGAGCTGGCAGCTGTCTGCTAT GAAACCAATGTTTTAGGGTTCAAAGGACCTCGTAAAATGAGTGTCATCATTCCTGGAATGAACATGGACCATGAGAGAGTCGCCATCTGCCCACGGAAT GACCATGAGTCTTTACTGGCGCGGTGGCAGAACAAGAGCACAGAGAGCGTGATCGAGCTTCACAACAAGACCCCCGTGTGGAACGACGACACACAGTCCTACGTTCTCAACTTCCACGGCAGAGTCACTCAGGCCTCAGTCAAGAATTTCCAGATCATCCACGACAATGACC CGGACTACATTGTGATGCAGTTTGGGCGGGTTGCGGAGGATGTATTCACTATGGACTACAACTACCCTATGTGTGCCCTCCAAGCCTTCGCCATTGCCCTCTCCAGCTTTGACAGCAAGCTGGCCTGTGAGTAG
- the LOC115167083 gene encoding tubby protein homolog isoform X3, translated as MEGVSSNRSMSYSRWSYDSTLDDEGSNLRQQKLDRQRALLEQKQKKKRQEPLMVQSNVDGRSRARRTKQCEEQAPLVESYLSSNRSTIYHGISSSMNFDEEEDDEDEVSSSSSQLNSNTRPGSATSKKSCKEAASASTPPVSEPAIDVDDLEEFTLRPAPQGITVKCRITRDKKGMDRGMYPTYYLHLEREDGKKVFLLAGRKRKKSKTSNYLISIDPTDLSRGGESFIGKLRSNLMGTKFTVYDSGQNPGKTTSSLEATNLRQELAAVCYETNVLGFKGPRKMSVIIPGMNMDHERVAICPRNDHESLLARWQNKSTESVIELHNKTPVWNDDTQSYVLNFHGRVTQASVKNFQIIHDNDPDYIVMQFGRVAEDVFTMDYNYPMCALQAFAIALSSFDSKLACE; from the exons cgaGCTCTCCTAGagcagaagcagaagaagaagcgGCAGGAGCCTCTGATGGTGCAGTCCAACGTGGACGGGCGGTCTCGTGCCcgcaggaccaagcagtgtgagGAGCAGGCTCCCCTGGTAGAGTCTTACCTCAGCAGCAACAGGAGCACCATCTACCACG GTATTTCTAGTAGTATGAACTTTGACGAAGAGGAGGATGACGAGGATGAAGTCAGTTCCAGTTCCTCTCAGCTCAACAGTAACACACGGCCAGGCTCTGCCACCAGCAAGAAGTCCTGCAAG gAGGCAGCCTCAGCGTCCACCCCTCCCGTCAGTGAGCCTGCCATCGACGTGGATGACCTGGAGGAGTTTACCCTGAGACCAGCCCCTCAGGGGATCACGGTGAAGTGCAGGATCACCAGAGACAAGAAGGGCATGGACCGAGGCATGTACCCTACCTACTACCTCCACCTGGAGAGGGAGGATGGGAAGAAG GTGTTCCTGTTAGCTGgaaggaagagaaagaagagCAAAACATCTAATTACCTCATCTCCATCGATCCCACTGATCTGTCTCGAGGGGGGGAGAGTTTCATCGGGAAGCTGAG GTCCAACCTCATGGGGACCAAATTTACAGTGTATGACAGTGGACAGAACCCTGGGAAGACAACCTCCAGCCTAGAGGCTACTAACCTGCGGCAGGAGCTGGCAGCTGTCTGCTAT GAAACCAATGTTTTAGGGTTCAAAGGACCTCGTAAAATGAGTGTCATCATTCCTGGAATGAACATGGACCATGAGAGAGTCGCCATCTGCCCACGGAAT GACCATGAGTCTTTACTGGCGCGGTGGCAGAACAAGAGCACAGAGAGCGTGATCGAGCTTCACAACAAGACCCCCGTGTGGAACGACGACACACAGTCCTACGTTCTCAACTTCCACGGCAGAGTCACTCAGGCCTCAGTCAAGAATTTCCAGATCATCCACGACAATGACC CGGACTACATTGTGATGCAGTTTGGGCGGGTTGCGGAGGATGTATTCACTATGGACTACAACTACCCTATGTGTGCCCTCCAAGCCTTCGCCATTGCCCTCTCCAGCTTTGACAGCAAGCTGGCCTGTGAGTAG